In a genomic window of Methylovirgula sp. 4M-Z18:
- a CDS encoding molybdopterin-containing oxidoreductase family protein, whose product MNVQAKITRRPSVCPHDCPSACSLEVEVIDGQRIGRVHGAEDQTYTAGVICAKVARYAERIHHPDRLLYPMKRIGPKGSGQFERIGWDEAMATIAERFHAAERDFGAESVWPYYYAGTMGRVMRDGINRLTHVKKYSRFFGTICVNGAWPGYIAGTGFLRGPDPREMAKSDCVVIWGTNAVATQVNVMTHATRARKERGARIVVIDVYETPTMKQADLKLILRPGTDGALACAVMHVLFRDGLADWDYLEKFTDAPRELQQHLTTRDPQWASAITGLSVDEIEAFATLVGTTKKTFFRLGYGFSRQRNGVVNMHAASCVAAVTGAWQHEGGGAFHSNSGIFHWRTSLNEGLDRLDRSVRMLDQSRIGAILTGDPGALKGGPPVKAMLIQNTNPVSVAPDQTLVKQGFAREDLFVAVHEQFMTDTAKMADIVLPATMFLEHDDIYSGGGHQHIAFGGKLIDAPAECRSNHEVICDLAQRVGASHPGFDMSPREIVDETLQKSGWGTLANLEASKWIDCQPKFEQAHYLTGFGWPDGKFRFKPVWAKVPFSNDGLMGPWQEMPTLPDHWAVNEAATEAYPFKLTTSPARNFLNSTFTETPTSLRQERRPDVMVHPDDAAALGIGDGDRVILANRRGEVRLHAKFFAGLPRGVLVAEGIWPNAAYEDGRGINTLTGSDPIAPFGGAAFHDIHVALRRESN is encoded by the coding sequence ATGAACGTCCAAGCCAAGATCACCCGCCGCCCGTCGGTCTGCCCGCACGATTGCCCTTCGGCCTGTTCGCTCGAGGTCGAGGTCATCGACGGCCAGCGGATCGGGCGGGTGCATGGCGCCGAGGATCAGACTTATACGGCGGGTGTGATCTGCGCCAAAGTGGCTCGCTATGCGGAGCGTATCCACCATCCGGACCGCCTATTGTACCCGATGAAGCGCATTGGGCCGAAAGGCTCGGGCCAATTCGAGCGGATCGGTTGGGACGAGGCGATGGCTACCATTGCCGAGCGGTTCCATGCGGCCGAGCGCGACTTCGGGGCGGAATCTGTCTGGCCTTATTATTATGCCGGCACGATGGGCCGAGTGATGCGCGATGGCATCAACCGCCTGACCCACGTGAAGAAATATTCGCGGTTCTTCGGCACGATCTGCGTTAATGGCGCGTGGCCCGGCTATATCGCCGGAACGGGCTTTTTGCGCGGGCCGGATCCGCGCGAAATGGCGAAGTCCGATTGCGTGGTCATCTGGGGCACCAATGCGGTGGCAACCCAGGTCAATGTGATGACCCACGCCACAAGGGCCCGCAAGGAGCGGGGCGCCAGGATCGTCGTGATCGACGTCTATGAGACGCCGACCATGAAGCAGGCCGACCTGAAGTTGATTCTGCGGCCCGGCACCGATGGCGCGCTCGCCTGCGCGGTCATGCACGTGCTGTTTCGCGACGGGCTCGCGGATTGGGATTATCTTGAGAAATTCACCGACGCACCGCGCGAACTGCAGCAGCACCTCACCACGCGAGACCCACAATGGGCATCGGCGATCACCGGCCTGAGCGTTGACGAGATCGAGGCGTTCGCCACGCTGGTCGGGACGACCAAGAAGACGTTCTTCCGCCTCGGCTACGGATTTTCGCGGCAGCGCAATGGCGTCGTGAACATGCATGCGGCAAGCTGCGTCGCCGCGGTGACGGGCGCCTGGCAGCATGAGGGCGGCGGCGCCTTTCACAGCAACAGTGGCATCTTCCATTGGCGGACGAGCCTGAACGAGGGGCTCGATCGATTGGACCGTTCGGTCCGCATGCTCGACCAGTCGCGCATCGGCGCGATCCTGACCGGGGATCCGGGGGCGCTGAAAGGCGGGCCGCCGGTCAAGGCCATGCTGATCCAGAACACCAATCCGGTCTCGGTCGCGCCCGATCAGACGCTGGTGAAACAGGGCTTCGCCCGCGAGGATCTCTTCGTCGCCGTGCATGAGCAATTCATGACCGACACGGCGAAAATGGCGGATATCGTCTTGCCGGCGACCATGTTCCTCGAGCATGACGACATTTATTCCGGCGGCGGTCACCAGCACATTGCCTTCGGCGGCAAGCTAATCGACGCACCGGCCGAATGCCGCAGCAACCACGAGGTCATTTGCGATCTGGCCCAACGGGTCGGCGCGAGCCATCCGGGCTTTGACATGAGCCCGCGCGAGATTGTCGATGAGACGCTGCAGAAGTCTGGTTGGGGCACGCTTGCCAACCTCGAAGCCTCCAAATGGATCGATTGTCAGCCGAAATTCGAGCAGGCCCATTATCTGACCGGGTTCGGCTGGCCGGACGGCAAATTCCGTTTCAAGCCGGTCTGGGCCAAGGTTCCCTTCAGCAACGACGGCCTGATGGGGCCATGGCAAGAGATGCCGACGCTGCCCGACCATTGGGCGGTGAACGAAGCGGCGACCGAAGCCTATCCGTTCAAACTGACGACATCGCCGGCGCGCAATTTCCTCAACAGCACGTTCACCGAAACGCCCACGTCGTTGCGGCAAGAGCGGCGCCCGGATGTGATGGTTCATCCGGACGATGCAGCGGCGCTCGGCATCGGCGACGGCGATCGCGTCATTCTCGCCAACCGGCGCGGCGAAGTGCGCCTGCACGCCAAATTCTTCGCCGGACTGCCGCGCGGCGTGCTGGTTGCGGAAGGAATATGGCCGAACGCGGCCTATGAAGATGGCCGCGGCATCAATACCTTGACGGGGAGCGACCCGATCGCGCCCTTCGGCGGCGCGGCGTTCCATGACATCCATGTCGCCCTTCGCAGGGAGTCAAACTGA
- the ndk gene encoding nucleoside-diphosphate kinase — MTTQRTFSIIKPDATRRNLTGAINAKIEAAGLRVVAQKRVHMTRTQAETFYAVHKERPFFGELVEQMSAAPVVVQVLEGENAIARYREVMGATNPEKADAGTIRKEFALNMGENSVHGSDAPETAAVEIAQWFAGNEIVG, encoded by the coding sequence ATGACCACTCAGCGCACGTTCTCGATCATCAAGCCCGACGCCACCCGCCGCAATCTGACCGGCGCGATCAATGCCAAGATCGAGGCGGCAGGCCTGCGCGTCGTGGCGCAGAAGCGGGTTCACATGACCCGCACCCAGGCCGAAACCTTCTACGCCGTGCACAAAGAGCGCCCGTTCTTCGGTGAGCTGGTGGAGCAGATGAGCGCTGCGCCGGTCGTGGTCCAGGTTCTCGAAGGCGAGAACGCTATTGCCCGCTATCGCGAGGTGATGGGCGCGACCAATCCGGAGAAGGCCGACGCCGGGACGATCCGCAAGGAATTCGCGCTCAACATGGGCGAAAACTCCGTCCATGGTTCGGACGCGCCCGAGACCGCCGCGGTCGAAATCGCGCAGTGGTTCGCTGGCAACGAGATCGTCGGCTAA